One Eurosta solidaginis isolate ZX-2024a chromosome 1, ASM4086904v1, whole genome shotgun sequence genomic window, tccgaaaaaaaaataattattattttccgtccctggttaaGATAAAGAGGTGAATATAATGGCTGCAGaggttttacagcaacgatgctTCAGAGCTTATAGATTAACCAGGCAAAGTAGTAATTGGCCTATAAGATCTTTATTTTCAACAGTCCTGGCTAGCCCTAGAAACATTTAGTACAACATAAAATACCTCCAGCCTTATTATCAAACCCCTCGGAGGCTATGTTCTGACTTCCTCTATCTATCCACCTGTCTCACCTTCTCCCTTTCTTATTTCATTTCCCTTTGCGTTTTGCTATTTTACCCTAATCCGATCCTTCAGTTTCCCTATCCTTCTATTTTACCGTAAATCTTCCTCTATTTCTTATTACTCTCCCCCTCTTGCTCTCATCTAACTCTCACTTTTACTTTAATCTTATCCTAATGTTATTCTTACCTTTCTATTAGTCTCTTATTCCTACTTTTTCTCAACCCACTACCCTTATTCTTCTTTTACTCTGCCTCTGCTTCTCTTTGCTTTTTCGACATTCTTTACatttcctcttttttcttttctcagTTTCCCTTTTCCGATGTTGCCTAGTTTTTCCGCACTTGTAATGCaaagtagtaaaaaagtagcaaaataataccaatttttttcCCCCCCTACTGCTTTAAAACTTGTAACCGGATTATATGAGGGCCGCGAAATATTGTTGTATCACTGGCTTCACCTGTCTGATTTTATCATGGGCCGATCCTATTGACCCggaaaatttattacaaaatctTCCGACATTTGTGGTGCTTTTAAAGAGATCGAGTCGTAAGCAAAAAAGGTAATTTCTGTTTTTCGAAGTTGGCCCTTAAAGCATAGGCGTGATCAGCCATATTTTctcatttcatattttttttgaaaatgtcaTTCGAACTAGAATAACACCTCTTATTAAACctacaaacaacaaaaataatattattGCAATGTGAGAAAACGGTGaatcacgcccacatttttactcttTTTGTCTTTGtaataacaaaatttaaaataaatttacgaAAGGTTCGATTTCGCACTTCTAAATCCCATAACTATGTTTTATGGAAATAAGTTCAAAAAATGCAGAAATAACTTTTTTGCTTAAGATTTATGTTCTTCCAAAAAACTGGTTTGATTTAATACGCAGAAAAAAATTGAGCCGAATTGACTGAGAACTACAAcgattgacaaaaaaaaaactaatgctAGTGGAAACTAACCAAAATGTTCTGGGAAAAGCCATAAAAAAATCCAAAATCATTATTCCGGaacagttccgaaatgatccctaaGATAATATAGAAACAATCCCAAAACAGTGCCAATGACCCTgaaactgttaaaaaaaaaatccgaaaatagTACCAACGTTATGCTTAAACCAGTTCCGAAATGATTCCTGATCCGATTCCGACTCCCGTAATGGGTAGAAAATTAACCCGAGCACAGTCTCGAAACGGTCCTTAGCAGTcccgaaaacaatctcgaaatagtACTGTAATGTTCCCAACGTACTGGATACAGTACAAATGATACATAACAGTGGCGAGACAACTGTGGAATTTTCATGCCCAATTCATCAGCAATAATTTTTTGCGTCAATCTTAAATTATCGTCTTCTTTGGACTGGTTCAAAGCCACAGCAACGTGGTCACTGAAAGATTTTGTATTTGTGCTGTATTGTCTGAGGCATCTGCTACTGTTGTTGTCGTAGCAGTGCTttgctccatccaataggtgcaatcACCCACTATTCTTTGGAAGTTATTCAGTTGGAGGCGAATCGGGATACTAAACTTAagctatgtctttagaatatttcggAAGCCAGCTGGGAATTACATCGattgattgaaaaacaacaaggccgtgggcgctgatggattgcctgcggagataTACAAagacggcggcgaggagttggtaaagcgcatgcagcagcttcttagcaaaatatgggcggacgaaagcatgcccgacggttggaatctaagtgttctttgcccagtccacaagaagggggatactgcaaaatgcaccaactatcgtggaatcagccttcttaatatcgcatataaggtcctttcaagtgtattgtgcgaaagattgaagcccaccgtgaaccggcttatTGGACCTTATCTGTGCGGCTTCAgaactggtaaatctaccatcgaccagattttcacaatgcgccaaatcttggaaaaaacccgtgaaaagagaatcgacacacatcacctcttcgtcgactttaaagccgtcttcgacagcacgagaaggagctgcctatatgctgctatgtctgaatttggtttccccgcaaaacttatacggctgtgcaaaatgacgttgagcaacaccatcagctcagtcagaattgggaaggacctctccgagccgttcgaaattaaactaggtttcagacagggtgacccctatcgtgcggtgtctttaatttgatgctggagaaaattatactagctgcagaacttgactgcactggaacaatatactataaaagcgtgcaattactgacatatgctgatgacattgatatcatcggcctaaacacccgcgctgttagttctgcttactccaaactggaaaaagaagcggtaaagatgggtttgatggtgaatgaggacaaaacgaagtacctgctgtcatcgagcaaagagtcagcgcatacgcgccttggcaaccacgctgctgttggcagctataatttcgaaatagtaaaagacttcgtttatttgggaaccagcatcaacactagcaacaacatcagcactgaaatccagcgaagaatcaatctggccaataaatgctactttggactaggtaggcaattgaaaagtaaagtcctctctcggcgaacgaaaatcatactctacaagtcacttatcgtacccgtcctgtatatggggcagaagcatggaccatgacaacagcagatgaagcggctttgggagtgttcgagagaaaagttcttcgaaagatttatggacctctacgcgatggcgagtaccgaggaagatttaatgatgagctgtacgagctatacacagacatcaacatagtccagcgaattaaaacgcagcggctgcgctggctaggccatgttatgcgaatgaaagatgatgcccggccaagaaagtgtttctatcggaacccgcctatggaagcagaggtagagggcggccgccactccgttggaaggaccaggtggaaaacgatttaaactcccttggtgtgaccaattggcgccggttggcggagcgaaggagcaactggcgcgccttgttggacggccatagccgtttagacggctaagcgccaattaagtaagtaagtaagttgggaATTACAAGCACATCCAAAGACTCGAAATAAACATCATAGTTTAGGACATTTAAACAGCATACAACAGCGCACTAAAACAGATGTTAAAACATGAGCTCTTGAAATTAATATTAACTCCGTTCGTATCGTGCTATTTAATTTTCCGTAGGAACAACATACATAGGAAAAATCACTTTCACAACTTACCCTTCAAGAAGCAAGCAAGCGTCTCATTAAATACTTGCATTATCACAACTCTTACGTGAAAACTGAATAtagattaaaaacaaaaacgaaaagaaatattaaccaaaaccttcgggaagttttgttgctgttgttgtagcagtcttCGGAGAGTggtttatcgttaatacaacgaCATGGGTGGCTAGACGAATATTTGCCGTGAAATGAAGGAGCAGGACGGTTTGCAATTTCTTTGCTAATGGCGGAAggagtaaccccatttaatttgttgttgtgttaacagggCACGACCACCCACAAAATGTCGCGTCTTCGTTGAACGTAATGTTGTCAATCTAGTCATCATCACTAGCAAATCAAACGCAACATAAAATTTTTCACTGCGCTATTGTAGCACATTATCAGCTTGAGAATCAGCAAGATTCCATCAATTAAGTTGCaatttagcaatactactgttattatttggcggtACGAACACGCCCACCCCTTTCATTCTGAATTGAAATAATTCCACTCCCATTTGtacttaatacatttttattttactttatttatctAATATTGTGAGGTTATGCGTCATGCTTTTGTACTTGTGGATGTgttatttggttttattgccaTACACTTTTGATAATGTGTGATTGGCATGGTAGTTATTAAACAATATTACGAAAATCATTTTAAGTCGATTTACAGAAAAGCCAAgcataaatacaaatatcttaAGACTGTTAATAAATTTGCTATATTAGTTCCTTTCAATATCCCCACATGAGCCTACATCACTTGTTAATGTTTTCTCCTGATCTACTTGTACATTTGCATCATCATCGTCGTCACTTTTCATGCTTACATTATTAACAACTTCGTCAAAATCGCGCATATCCAATTCATGTAACGCTTGCTGTACCATCGCGGCTAATTCTGGTGgtaaatcttttaaatcattATGCCGCTCTCTTGCGATGGCGTTTGTTATGTGTGGAGCATTACAAAAATTTGTATTCATTTTTCTGACAGAATTTGCAttgccaccaccaccaccacctgaATCGGTGGTTGTTGATGGTGGTGTCTTGTATGCATTTATAGCCGCATGAGCAAACTCACTTAGACTACATCCGCCAATAGCTTCGGTAAAACCACTATATTCTGATGACAATATACTACGCCCAGATTCGGTTGATAATGAATCTTCTACTGAATCATCTGAGATACCGTGACGCGCAGTTTTATTCGAATCTTCATGTTCATTTGTTAATGTATCTGAATCGTTAAGCTTAAGTACAACAGAACATTTTGAATTGACAGTCGTGGCAATTGCTGATGTTGTAGTGTCTGTTTCAGTTGTATTGCTAGAATCAACCGATGATGCATTATATCCCTGCAATAAGAGCTGAGATGGTGAATATTCGGTTGTTCTGGATAATGCTGTGCCAGAGTCAGTAGTCTGTTCAATTCCAACCAAACATTGAATTCTTTGATCAAGCTCAGCAATTTTTCCAGCTAGAATTCTGCAATGGCAATTGTGTATTAGTATGTATGTAATTTGTAAACTAAGAGAGCTTACTTGTTGGTCTTTTTCTGATGATTCAGTGCAATATGCTTATCGTTTAAATTATCCAACAACGCTAAGCATAGTGATTTTAAGTCTTGTATAGTTTCGGTTTTAGTAGGCAAGTCCACTCCACTGTCAAGTAGAgttttaactataattttaataaaataccaACATTGTAATGTGTAGACCAATATGAATACTTATGTGAGTTAAAGGaagtacatatatactatatatttaaaaaaggTTATCAAAAGcggatttaaatttaatttaataaatgaaACATCCATTTCTTTGATTTCAATCGAACTGTGTATACTCAACTGTGGATAATAACAGTTTGCATACTGTGgtcgtagcgtgctccgcccaccacactgGGTTCActtcctgggcaaagcaacatcaaaattttcaagtttttttctattagaataaaatttttctaaaccgagtcgccccttggcagtggttGGCAAGCACTTCAAGTGTATTTccgccacgaaaagctctcagtgaaaactcatctgccttgcagatgccccttggagtcggcataaaacaaacaAGTCCCGTCCcgcgaatttgtaggaaaaattttaaggagagttatttgtttatattctCACAATTTCTTATAAAATAGCAAAACAggtttcttcttttattttgtttgtgtttgttgttgtaaaCGTAGTTGTTAGCCATAGTGGCTAAAAAGTTACAATCCTTTTTGTTTGAGTTTGTACATATATCCGACCAAGAAAAGGACTTCAATAGCGCACTCCATAGCTTGAACAGTGTTTAAGGTTACATTATCAACCAAAAGTAGCCATGACATCTGACCAAAATGCTTAACATTAAAGAAAGTAATGAAGTGCTGAATTGTCACTCTCCTGATCATGCCACCACTAGTTTCCTTGGGATGCGGTTAGATACTTCTGATGACCCCTAATTAAATCATTTAAAGCTATATACTTTATAGCTTCAGAAAATCTCTGGAGTATTACACTAATCAATAAAAAAAACCATAACAAAACTCGATAAACACAACATCAACACACAACGACATGCACTCTATTTTACCTTGCTTATGCGATAAAATACTTTCATCATTAGTATGAGAACCTAGTTTAATAATACCCTTTTTACGCTTCGTTTCCAGCAGAGTCTTTGAAGCATGAAATTAGTTAAGTTTTAGTGATTAGTGTTTAAcaatataagtacatacatataaatttagtTTCGTTTGAATGTAAAAAcgaatttctttcaaattttaaACTAGTATGTCGGTTTTACTTACCTTGTATTTATTAAGTGAATGCTTTGTAATATCAATTTCGCTTTCGAAGTTTTTTAAACGTTCATGCAGGTAGTTATTTTCCAGCAGTATACCATCAATGTCAATAAACTGcaggaaaaataataataaatattttgtttgaaattCATAGATTGTAATGCATTTACTTTAGGATGTGCTTCATTTGCCTTAAGCGCGTTCAATAAAGCGTGATTTAGTCGATGTGCTTTGCATTTGTATGCATCACGTTCCGATATTAATTCCTCTTTCTCATCAATTAAAGTTTTCAAATCGAAAGCAAGTTGAACGTTCTAGAAAAATATAAGCGTTTTGATAATTTTAAAGAAAGTTACACATCTAACAGCCTCAAGGGCCTGTTACACTTGGCTTTTTATCCCACAACTCTATGTGAAGGCTTCCTTCTTCTTCTCTTTCATGAGCTTAACGCCAGCTCATAAtagttattcaattattatttttgttttttagtttCCCTGAAAGTTTTAGATTGTGGCGGAGGTGGGCAGTCCTTTACAGGATGCGAATACGATACGGTTGGGAGAATCTTGTCACTACCCAGACTTCCTCCGGAACGATTTTTTTGACCCCACGAAACTTTGCGTCTTTAGATTTTAGTTGCCTTTTACGCAAGCGTGACTACCGCAGATATATTttaagccccttaacccgctggacTCATCTTACCTTCTTTTTCAAATTCTCCAAATGGCAAACGAAATTTGATCGCTCTTCTTTCCATTGCGAAAATTCCTGGTTATTCGCTTCTATGGCTGCTTCGTTTTGCAACTTTTCCGTTTTCACATCTTTTGCAGAGGTTCTAAGAAGTTCAATATCACCGCGTAGCTCATTTAACTTTTGTTTAAGCGATTCGACTTCAGTTGTAAGTTTTATGTTTCGTTCGCGCGTTTCATGTAATATAGAGGCCACGCTTGTTTTATTGCCCTCCATCATACCCAGACAACTGGTGTACTCGTTATTACGCGTTATTGCCGAATATCGCAATTGCAAAGTTTCCGCCATTAACTTGAATTGATCACGTTCTGTTCGAAACTGTTCCAACTCCTTGCGCAATATCCTTAGCGCTTCCACTTTGCTCATCAATTTTCGATGCAATGCCGATGTCTGTATTATATTTTATAATGCAATTAATATATTAAACTATTTGATTTGTATAGAAAATAGAGAAGGAACAAAACTAAAAAGTTTCTTAGACGAATGTCAACAGaaagaaaaatgtgaataatttttttttttttgtcacaggAAATGATACACTCACGTTAAATTCGCCCATATGTTCATGATATAACTGAAAACCAACCGAATCCATATTATTATGTAATTGTATTTGGAATCCGTCACTAGAGGTAATTTTTCGATTTAAATACCTCTTTTTTgtattaaaacaataaataagttCGTTCCGCACTTGATTGAAAATTCCAATGCAAATTAGCATTGCCAACCAACGAAACTTATGACAGTGATGCCATCGTTTAAGAAAAAAATCTTACGAATTTCCTAATTCtctcattacttttttttttgttattacggttggtgttgttgtatcgataaggCTGCTCGCCGagtgctttggggagtgttatctatgtgatggtccttcgccggatacagatccggcacgctccggtaacacggcaccattaaggtgctagcccgaccatctcgggaacgatttatgtggccacattaaaccttcaggccatccctccctccccaccatcAAGTTACATGCGGAGCTTGGTGTCGACAGAGCCTTGTcttttagtgaaacaggattcgccgcggagaggtgaggttgacagttgggtttggagaagctatatattgcgctcgcAACCTGcaggtttgcgctacacagccccttgaatcttgtGGTGTTGTCATTACGGTCTTTAACCCTTCTGTTACATTAAGGTCGTTTGGTGAccttttttgctttgtttttccGATAACTCTTGATAGGAGAAAAATTTCGGAATTCCTTTCATGAATTTGTGTGTTGAGCAAGAtttcttctaaaaaaaaaaactagaaagcAAGATTTAGCTCAATCCAATAGCTGATAATACACAAAGTTACGTAGACGTTGTTCTGAGCCTAAAAAGAAGTCatcgaataaataataataaaaatgataATAATTCGGTACCATAGATCTTTTAGAAcattaaggcaaagtttttttttccaattagtGACACGAAGCTATTTTTTTTCCTAAATATTTATGGATACCTATATTTTCTAGCCCATTACAAATGATAACTGCATAAAGAGTGGTATGCCAGACCACTTTCGAGAGGTAACCccgcttaaaaatttttttaagtgttttgaTGTTAATTCTTCCATTAGCGGAACTAAGGAGCCTCCCAAAGGAGGctaataaagagcattttgcaatacagaatattggagtgacttattcaacagtttagcaattcgaacgttagcagaagatttcaaataagcgaaatttccctaaattcgttacagtgtaTACCACGTCTACCATATCGCAAAAATACCGTTATATAATCAATTAACCTAATAAATCTTAACAgaaattatcaaattttttacCGATAAGcgttcaattacttcattctttcttcgaatgagttaaGGAGTGCATTAtttttttccactactgaatgaagaatgggttgacttttaagccacattccttagcaaggaatgaatgaatgaagggaaagcattcttaaatcaatgatttaaaattttaaatgattgcacagttttacagctctgtcTTGAACATGGAAATTCAGCATGTATCGTAAGAATTCATATACATGTTTATAAACCTAACATTTTTCTATAACCCTAAGAACAATccataaaatttataaatgttgaAAACTGCATCTGAGTTTATAAACCTTTAAGCCGATATACATTGAAAACATAGGACTGGTCATCTCGTGACCTTAACAACACATGTGTAAGTTTTTCTTAACGTAACAGAGGGGTTAAGACCTAATTTAGACCTAGTATACATATAACGATATTATCCGCAAAGTAATAGCATCATCTACCCAAATAGTTCTAATTTCTAAAGGAGCTTAAATGATAAACCCGAAATATAGTGAACCATACTTATCCACAATGACCCGAACATTTGTTTCGCCACCTGCATATGAAAACGAGAATTACTAAGCATACAGTCTAAGAACTGCTTGTCCtttatcagtgcagcttcagGCCCAGTAAACTTACTATCATAAGGATAAATAGGGGAAAGAAAAGCGATTTTCTGTGCACAAAGAAAACGGAGTTCTTATTGTCATAGGGCGGACGAAGCGTGAACTTTTACAGTTTACTCTCATTCCTACTTTTATTTAGAGAATGATTGTGATGACCGTGACGGCTAGATCTAACCCTACCTAGTAAATGTGAAGCATCTGATTAATTAAGGACACCGAAAGTTCTGCCGAACTGAAAGAAATTCAATACGTAAATATTCGCGAATTGGTCTAAAATGAACTAAGGATCTAAAGTAGGGAGAGTAGGGAAAGACCTCCCTGGACGGGTGATATTCTTATgagtaatataaatataaatcgcCTGGCCTGATAGCAATATCTATATAATCTAAGGTGTTTTTACTATCACTAGTTCGAAGCTGCTTCTCGAGGTTCTTTCTATGGATGCTGTATCTGACGCAACTTGAAGGCCAAAGTTGATGACGAGACGAATAGTTAGATTAGTTATCTCTTCAAAAATATGGGATAGGATATCTGAAAGAGGGGGAAAATGTCCCTATTATTCCCCTAATCGAAGCTGTGCTACGCAATTTGACA contains:
- the LOC137251238 gene encoding coiled-coil domain-containing protein 149 isoform X3, coding for MVISATSALHRKLMSKVEALRILRKELEQFRTERDQFKLMAETLQLRYSAITRNNEYTSCLGMMEGNKTSVASILHETRERNIKLTTEVESLKQKLNELRGDIELLRTSAKDVKTEKLQNEAAIEANNQEFSQWKEERSNFVCHLENLKKKNVQLAFDLKTLIDEKEELISERDAYKCKAHRLNHALLNALKANEAHPKFIDIDGILLENNYLHERLKNFESEIDITKHSLNKYKTLLETKRKKGIIKLGSHTNDESILSHKQVKTLLDSGVDLPTKTETIQDLKSLCLALLDNLNDKHIALNHQKKTNKILAGKIAELDQRIQCLVGIEQTTDSGTALSRTTEYSPSQLLLQGYNASSVDSSNTTETDTTTSAIATTVNSKCSVVLKLNDSDTLTNEHEDSNKTARHGISDDSVEDSLSTESGRSILSSEYSGFTEAIGGCSLSEFAHAAINAYKTPPSTTTDSGGGGGGNANSVRKMNTNFCNAPHITNAIARERHNDLKDLPPELAAMVQQALHELDMRDFDEVVNNVSMKSDDDDDANVQVDQEKTLTSDVGSCGDIERN
- the LOC137251238 gene encoding coiled-coil domain-containing protein 149 isoform X2, whose amino-acid sequence is MKNNICIGAYWGGRHFFAISERCDFLSWSLVCSRCATRPKYTSALHRKLMSKVEALRILRKELEQFRTERDQFKLMAETLQLRYSAITRNNEYTSCLGMMEGNKTSVASILHETRERNIKLTTEVESLKQKLNELRGDIELLRTSAKDVKTEKLQNEAAIEANNQEFSQWKEERSNFVCHLENLKKKNVQLAFDLKTLIDEKEELISERDAYKCKAHRLNHALLNALKANEAHPKFIDIDGILLENNYLHERLKNFESEIDITKHSLNKYKTLLETKRKKGIIKLGSHTNDESILSHKQVKTLLDSGVDLPTKTETIQDLKSLCLALLDNLNDKHIALNHQKKTNKILAGKIAELDQRIQCLVGIEQTTDSGTALSRTTEYSPSQLLLQGYNASSVDSSNTTETDTTTSAIATTVNSKCSVVLKLNDSDTLTNEHEDSNKTARHGISDDSVEDSLSTESGRSILSSEYSGFTEAIGGCSLSEFAHAAINAYKTPPSTTTDSGGGGGGNANSVRKMNTNFCNAPHITNAIARERHNDLKDLPPELAAMVQQALHELDMRDFDEVVNNVSMKSDDDDDANVQVDQEKTLTSDVGSCGDIERN
- the LOC137251238 gene encoding uncharacterized protein isoform X1, with the protein product MLICIGIFNQVRNELIYCFNTKKRYLNRKITSSDGFQIQLHNNMDSVGFQLYHEHMGEFNTSALHRKLMSKVEALRILRKELEQFRTERDQFKLMAETLQLRYSAITRNNEYTSCLGMMEGNKTSVASILHETRERNIKLTTEVESLKQKLNELRGDIELLRTSAKDVKTEKLQNEAAIEANNQEFSQWKEERSNFVCHLENLKKKNVQLAFDLKTLIDEKEELISERDAYKCKAHRLNHALLNALKANEAHPKFIDIDGILLENNYLHERLKNFESEIDITKHSLNKYKTLLETKRKKGIIKLGSHTNDESILSHKQVKTLLDSGVDLPTKTETIQDLKSLCLALLDNLNDKHIALNHQKKTNKILAGKIAELDQRIQCLVGIEQTTDSGTALSRTTEYSPSQLLLQGYNASSVDSSNTTETDTTTSAIATTVNSKCSVVLKLNDSDTLTNEHEDSNKTARHGISDDSVEDSLSTESGRSILSSEYSGFTEAIGGCSLSEFAHAAINAYKTPPSTTTDSGGGGGGNANSVRKMNTNFCNAPHITNAIARERHNDLKDLPPELAAMVQQALHELDMRDFDEVVNNVSMKSDDDDDANVQVDQEKTLTSDVGSCGDIERN
- the LOC137251238 gene encoding coiled-coil domain-containing protein 149 isoform X4; this encodes MSKVEALRILRKELEQFRTERDQFKLMAETLQLRYSAITRNNEYTSCLGMMEGNKTSVASILHETRERNIKLTTEVESLKQKLNELRGDIELLRTSAKDVKTEKLQNEAAIEANNQEFSQWKEERSNFVCHLENLKKKNVQLAFDLKTLIDEKEELISERDAYKCKAHRLNHALLNALKANEAHPKFIDIDGILLENNYLHERLKNFESEIDITKHSLNKYKTLLETKRKKGIIKLGSHTNDESILSHKQVKTLLDSGVDLPTKTETIQDLKSLCLALLDNLNDKHIALNHQKKTNKILAGKIAELDQRIQCLVGIEQTTDSGTALSRTTEYSPSQLLLQGYNASSVDSSNTTETDTTTSAIATTVNSKCSVVLKLNDSDTLTNEHEDSNKTARHGISDDSVEDSLSTESGRSILSSEYSGFTEAIGGCSLSEFAHAAINAYKTPPSTTTDSGGGGGGNANSVRKMNTNFCNAPHITNAIARERHNDLKDLPPELAAMVQQALHELDMRDFDEVVNNVSMKSDDDDDANVQVDQEKTLTSDVGSCGDIERN
- the LOC137251238 gene encoding uncharacterized protein isoform X5, with protein sequence MKNNICIGAYWGGRHFFAISERCDFLSWSLVCSRCATRPKYNVQLAFDLKTLIDEKEELISERDAYKCKAHRLNHALLNALKANEAHPKFIDIDGILLENNYLHERLKNFESEIDITKHSLNKYKTLLETKRKKGIIKLGSHTNDESILSHKQVKTLLDSGVDLPTKTETIQDLKSLCLALLDNLNDKHIALNHQKKTNKILAGKIAELDQRIQCLVGIEQTTDSGTALSRTTEYSPSQLLLQGYNASSVDSSNTTETDTTTSAIATTVNSKCSVVLKLNDSDTLTNEHEDSNKTARHGISDDSVEDSLSTESGRSILSSEYSGFTEAIGGCSLSEFAHAAINAYKTPPSTTTDSGGGGGGNANSVRKMNTNFCNAPHITNAIARERHNDLKDLPPELAAMVQQALHELDMRDFDEVVNNVSMKSDDDDDANVQVDQEKTLTSDVGSCGDIERN